ATCGGCCGGGCCGACGACTCCACCCTCGTCCTCACCGACGACTTCGCCAGCTCACGCCACGCACGGCTGACCAACCGGGGCGGCCAGTGGTACGTGGAGGACCTGGGCTCCACCAACGGCACGTACCTCGACCAGCAGCGGGTGCAGGGCCCTCTCCTGGTCGGTCCCGGTCAGCCGATCCGCATCGGGCAGACTGCCCTGGAGCTGCGTACGTGAGGACACGTGCCGGCACCGACATGAGGACCGCAACCGGGCGCACGCGCCCCCCGAGCGCCAGCGAGGTGGATGCATGAGCCTCGTCCTGAGGTATGCGGCGCGCTCGGACCGCGGCCTGATCCGCGGCAACAACCAGGACTCCGTCTACGCCGGCCCTCGCCTGCTCGCCGTCGCCGACGGCATGGGCGGGCACGCGGCGGGCGACGTCGCCAGCAAGGTGGTCATCGCGGCGCTGGAGCACCTGGACGACGACGCCCCCTCCGGCGACATGCTCCAGGCGATGCGCGAGGCCGTCTTCGAGGGCAGCGAGCACCTGCGCGAGGTCATCCGCGAGTCGCCCCAGCTCGAGGGCATGGGCACGACCCTGACCGCGATCCTCTTCGCCGGCGGCCGGCTGGCGCTGTGCCACGTCGGCGACTCCCGGGCCTACCTGGTGCGCGACGGCCAGCTCTCCCAGATCACCCACGACGACACGTTCGTCCAGACGCTGATCGACGACGGCCGGATCACCGCCGAGGAGGCCAACAGCCACCCGCAGCGCTCGCTGCTGCTGCGCGCCCTCAACGGCCAGGAGGTCGAGCCGGACCTCTCCATGCGCGAGGCACGTGACGGCGACCGCTACCTGCTGTGCTCCGACGGCCTGTCCGGCGTCGTCAGCGAGGAGACCCTCGCCGAGGCACTCAAGGACCCCGACCCCCAGTCGACGGCGGACCGGCTGATCGAGCTGGCGCTGCGCAGCGGTGGCCCCGACAACATCACGGTGATCGTCGCCGACGTGGTCGAGGACGCCGGCGGACGAGGCCGGCTCGACCCGGTCATCGACGGC
This region of Actinomycetes bacterium genomic DNA includes:
- a CDS encoding PP2C family serine/threonine-protein phosphatase — protein: MSLVLRYAARSDRGLIRGNNQDSVYAGPRLLAVADGMGGHAAGDVASKVVIAALEHLDDDAPSGDMLQAMREAVFEGSEHLREVIRESPQLEGMGTTLTAILFAGGRLALCHVGDSRAYLVRDGQLSQITHDDTFVQTLIDDGRITAEEANSHPQRSLLLRALNGQEVEPDLSMREARDGDRYLLCSDGLSGVVSEETLAEALKDPDPQSTADRLIELALRSGGPDNITVIVADVVEDAGGRGRLDPVIDGAAGDNVGQRQVDPRSAAGRAALADPQPQSPPPPTPPTGDGSSARRRPLRLLLVAVAALVVLVAGAVGTYIWALGHWFVGVDGSGTDEQVAVFRGLDVSIVGFDFYELDEATGMAVADLTPAARNRVRGGITADDADDADRILAALRQQRLPLCRTTGSTQPSPSTSAAPTPEVPGAPLPTEPPAGEAGSATTSSTRTTASSEPGENCRESD
- a CDS encoding FHA domain-containing protein; this encodes RAAAAVTGRKRGQRGPKTLVVTAGPLTGTKITLGDQPILIGRADDSTLVLTDDFASSRHARLTNRGGQWYVEDLGSTNGTYLDQQRVQGPLLVGPGQPIRIGQTALELRT